From one Lolium rigidum isolate FL_2022 chromosome 4, APGP_CSIRO_Lrig_0.1, whole genome shotgun sequence genomic stretch:
- the LOC124708950 gene encoding uncharacterized protein LOC124708950 translates to MSSFVLEKMCGLIQSGVRTDKGFKEVHLNIVAKGLADHCGVTVCSTQVYNHLRKWRQRWLTINRLRDLSGAQWCEDTKCIVLEGEHFCGHIADHQKYAEFLNVPIANIDEMHTIFSFGLTTGKYAMGSSEPLGSPAPPPAPEDADTQESDTVNLDVDKPADAPEKPTADKRKRGAFADDELVAFTNMTVAVKEVAQA, encoded by the exons atgtccagcttcgtattggagaagatgtgcggcttgatccagagcggagtgagaactgacaaaggcttcaaggaagtccatctcaaTATTGTGGCGAAGGGCCTAGCTGACCACTGTGGTGTGACCGtttgctccactcaggtgtacaaccacctgaggaagtggaggcagaggtggctcaccattaacaggctccgcgatctaagcggtgctcagtggtgcgaggacaccaaatgcatcgtccttgagggtgagcacttCTGCGGGCACATCGCA gatcaccAAAAGTACGCGgagttcctgaatgtgcccatCGCCAACATCGACGAGATGCACACCATCTTCTCCTTCGGCCTCACCACCGGtaagtacgccatgggatccagtgagcccctgGGATCGCCTGCACCACCTCctgcacctgaggatgctgaCACCCAGGAGTCCGACACGGTCAACCTCGATGTTGACAAGCCCGCCGACGCGCCTGAGAAGCCGACCGCCgacaagaggaagagaggtgccttcGCGGACGACGAGCtcgtggccttcaccaacatgactgttgctgtgaaggaggtcgcacaggcc